From a region of the Haematobia irritans isolate KBUSLIRL chromosome 4, ASM5000362v1, whole genome shotgun sequence genome:
- the LOC142235651 gene encoding uncharacterized protein LOC142235651 has protein sequence MSEILNVSEKPFSDENITKKDYHSYVPYIRSFKNNDEIRITIQNQDLYVLPAESYIYIEGTITVASGERAINARLKNNCVAHMFDEIRYELNGVEIDRSRYLGISSTIKNFASLTSFESNMLLNAGWSSLEDISVNTFNFYVPLKMLLGFAEDFHKIILHSKHDLILLRSSSDSQACYSSDPKENLNLTITNVMWRIPHVHLSDIMKVKVMKTVRDGTSLPIAFRSWDCHFNPTFFGSMKCNWNVKLSLNRERPRFILFAFVREGKFAHCNLTNIKVHLNSETYPYDDLNLKFDENRYAILYEMYTKFQENYYQRESYPILSLTKFKESPIIVIDVSHQNEMIKHGPIDVKLEIETSKLIPQNTHAYCLILHDRLMEYTPLTAVVRKII, from the coding sequence ATGTCTGAAATTCTTAATGTATCCGAAAAGCCTTTTTCAGatgaaaatattactaaaaaagACTACCATAGTTATGTCCCATATATTCGTTCATTTAAAAACAATGATGAAATAAGAATAACCATACAAAATCAAGATTTGTATGTATTACCGGCTGAAAGTTATATTTACATAGAGGGTACCATAACAGTGGCCAGTGGAGAAAGAGCAATCAATGctcgtttgaaaaacaattgtgTAGCGCACATGTTTGATGAAATCCGATATGAGCTTAATGGTGTTGAAATTGATCGATCGAGATATCTTGGAATATCaagtacaataaaaaatttcgcaTCTCTAACAAGTTTTGAGAGTAATATGCTTCTAAACGCAGGATGGAGTTCTTTAGAGGATATATCCGTAAACACATTCAACTTTTATGTTCCATTGAAGATGTTACTCGGTTTTGCTGAAGACTTCCATAAAATTATCTTGCATAGCAAACATGATCTTATACTTCTGCGAAGTTCTAGTGATAGCCAAGCATGCTATTCATCGGATCCCAaagaaaatctaaatttaacCATCACCAACGTGATGTGGAGGATTCCCCATGTTCACCTCTCTGACATAATGAAAGTAAAAGTTATGAAAACAGTGCGCGATGGTACGTCATTACCAATTGCATTTCGAAGTTGGGATTGCCATTTTAACCCCACATTCTTTGGTTCGATGAAGTGCAATTGGAATGTCAAGTTGTCGTTGAACAGGGAGAGACCACGCTTCATTTTGTTTGCATTTGTACGAGAAGGAAAGTTTGCTCATTGTAATTTAACCAATATaaaagttcatttgaactctgaGACCTATCCATAtgatgatttaaatttaaaatttgatgagAATCGATATGCCATACTCTACGAAATGTATacgaaatttcaagaaaactattATCAAAGGGAGTCATATCCAATTTTAAGTCTTACAAAGTTCAAAGAATCACCAATAATAGTCATTGATGTTAGCCATCAAAATGAAATGATAAAGCATGGACCAATAGATGTCAAACTCGAgattgaaacgagtaaattaatCCCTCAAAATACTCATGCATACTGTCTTATATTACATGATCGACTGATGGAATACACACCTTTGACTGCAGTTGtccgaaaaattatttaa